The genome window AGATACCGTCCACCTGCGTGTACGAGGATGACGAGGTTTACGCCTTTAAGGACCTGAACCCACAGGCGCCGGTGCATGTGCTCATCATTCCCAGGCAGCACGTCAGGGATGTGGCTGCGCTGGAGGAACAACACGATGCACTGGCTGGCAAACTGCTTCGAGTGGCAGCGCATATCGCGCGTGAGCTCCATATAGACGAAACGGGCTACCGACTGGTAGCGAACGTAGGACCACACGCAGGACAGAGTGTACTCCATCTGCATATCCACCTGCTGGGTGGTCGGCAGATGACATGGCCTCCGGGATAGGGAGAAAACCATGAGCCGTTCGGCAGGAGGAACCAACCCTTATATCTGCCAGATGGCTGGCTGTTTCGAGTCTGCCACCGAGCCAATACCTCTGCCCGAAGGAGAAGGGAATCTGTTTCTGTGCGCCAAGCATCGAGCGCAGTATCTGGCAGGGGAGTTGTCGTTAGGGCATATCGCCAGCATGACCGCCCGCTACATCCACGATCTGCGCGTGAAACGCCTCAACCGCCTGTATGATGAGCGGGGCAATCTGTGTGAGATTCTGCGCCGTGATGACCCTGTCTACCGCGAGTGCTTTCCCGATGGTTTCGCACAGGCTTATATCACGCATGTGGACTATCACGTCGTGAAAGGCTGGCACATGCACCTCAAGCAGAAAGACCACTTTTTCGGCGTCTACGGCAGGGCGAAAGTGGTACTCTATGACGAGCGGGAGGATTCGCCCACACAGGGCTTGATTAACGAAATCATTCTCACCCCCGAACGTCCTCTTCTGGTGCAGATTCCGGAACGTGTGTGGCATGGTTTCATGGCGCTATCGCTGGAGGGAGCAGGTATCCTGAACTTCCCTACCCGCCTGTACGATTACGCCGACCCCGACGAGTATCGCCGCGACCCGCACACGGGTGGCATCCCCTACTCGTGGGCAGTGAAGGACAGGTAGTTGTGCGTGTTTTCTCGCAGGGGTCTGGCAATGTTCGACGCCGAGTCGTATAATAGAGGCGTGCCCAATTCTGGTTGATGAAAGGGTGAGCGGGATGACCGGTATTCCGCGTGTGGTAGCACAATCATACTATCGGGTGGTTTCCGGATACTATCGGCTGGCAGAGAGTATCCAGGACTACTTTAATCTGTCGCGTCGTCTCAATCTGCTCATCTTTGCCATCGCCCTGCTGGGTAGCATTGGCATCGCC of Bacillota bacterium contains these proteins:
- a CDS encoding histidine triad nucleotide-binding protein; translated protein: MEDCIFCRIAQKQIPSTCVYEDDEVYAFKDLNPQAPVHVLIIPRQHVRDVAALEEQHDALAGKLLRVAAHIARELHIDETGYRLVANVGPHAGQSVLHLHIHLLGGRQMTWPPG
- a CDS encoding dTDP-4-dehydrorhamnose 3,5-epimerase family protein gives rise to the protein MTARYIHDLRVKRLNRLYDERGNLCEILRRDDPVYRECFPDGFAQAYITHVDYHVVKGWHMHLKQKDHFFGVYGRAKVVLYDEREDSPTQGLINEIILTPERPLLVQIPERVWHGFMALSLEGAGILNFPTRLYDYADPDEYRRDPHTGGIPYSWAVKDR